Proteins encoded in a region of the Nitrospirota bacterium genome:
- a CDS encoding GAF domain-containing protein, with protein MADLLTYTLQRKLQQTKTLMELSALVNSTLDTREIRKRAIEAATSLVNAETGSLLLVDQETGELFFEVALGDKGCALKEIRLARGQGIAGWVAEKSESIIIHDVAADPRFFGGADAKSTFQTRNMVCVPVKTKNRVLGVLQAINKKAGLFDDEDKDSLCALANQVAIAIENADLYAELKETFYETAHALAELIEIRDPYTGGHTQRVMHYSIGIGRSMELSAHDMERLKLAAILHDIGKIGIHDCILLKQDKLDPEELTMMNEHAALGSRALHRVKQMKDIIPGVRGHHEKYDGSGYPDKLKGNAIDPIARIIAVADTYDAMTTDRPYRKALSMQTAIDELHKHSWTQFDGDVVKHFIRMLPELGAQL; from the coding sequence ATGGCCGACCTCTTAACATACACTCTCCAGAGAAAGCTCCAGCAGACAAAGACGCTCATGGAGCTTTCCGCGCTGGTGAACTCAACCCTCGATACGCGTGAGATAAGGAAGCGTGCTATCGAGGCTGCAACATCTCTGGTAAATGCAGAGACCGGCAGCCTGCTTCTTGTTGACCAGGAGACCGGCGAACTTTTTTTCGAGGTTGCACTTGGCGATAAGGGATGCGCGCTCAAGGAGATCAGACTGGCAAGAGGGCAGGGCATCGCGGGATGGGTTGCCGAAAAGAGCGAGAGCATAATCATTCATGATGTTGCGGCAGACCCCAGATTTTTCGGCGGTGCAGACGCAAAGAGCACCTTCCAGACAAGGAACATGGTCTGTGTCCCTGTCAAAACAAAGAACAGGGTCCTTGGCGTGCTGCAGGCCATAAATAAAAAAGCAGGTCTGTTTGACGATGAGGACAAGGACAGTCTCTGTGCGCTGGCAAACCAGGTTGCCATTGCAATAGAAAACGCAGACCTTTATGCGGAGCTGAAGGAAACCTTCTATGAAACGGCACATGCCCTTGCCGAATTGATCGAGATACGTGACCCCTACACCGGCGGACATACGCAGAGGGTAATGCATTACAGCATAGGGATCGGCAGGTCAATGGAACTTTCTGCGCATGACATGGAACGGCTCAAGCTTGCCGCTATCCTGCATGATATCGGCAAGATCGGCATCCATGATTGTATCCTTTTGAAGCAGGACAAGCTCGATCCGGAGGAGTTAACGATGATGAACGAACATGCCGCGTTGGGCTCGAGAGCGCTCCACCGCGTAAAACAGATGAAGGACATCATTCCCGGCGTGCGGGGGCATCATGAAAAATACGACGGCAGCGGATACCCGGATAAGCTCAAGGGGAACGCTATTGACCCTATTGCACGGATTATTGCGGTTGCAGACACCTATGACGCCATGACCACGGACAGACCTTACCGCAAAGCACTCAGCATGCAGACCGCCATTGATGAGTTGCATAAGCATTCGTGGACGCAGTTCGACGGTGACGTGGTAAAACATTTTATCCGGATGCTCCCCGAACTGGGAGCGCAGCTGTGA